CCCGCCGGGGGCCACTTGAGAGATGGTGGTTGTGTCGAAAAGGGTGCTCAGCAGCCTGTTGttgtgaaccaccatgtccagcagCAGGGGAGTGATGTTCCTCTCTCCGTTGTTCTGGGCCTCGTTGCCCGCCAGCTCCAGGACCTTGGCCGTCAGGTACTCAATAACCGCAGCGAGGTAGACCGGCGCCGTGCGACTCAGGCGCTGAGCGTAGTGGCCCTCCCGTAGACTGC
This genomic stretch from Pongo pygmaeus isolate AG05252 chromosome X, NHGRI_mPonPyg2-v2.0_pri, whole genome shotgun sequence harbors:
- the LOC129024800 gene encoding histone H2A-Bbd type 2/3; amino-acid sequence: MRGWALVARIHSTGRGNCHLESWPSSLGRAEIAHSTPSMPRRRSHRGSSGAGGRGRTCSRTVRAELSFSVSQVERSLREGHYAQRLSRTAPVYLAAVIEYLTAKVLELAGNEAQNNGERNITPLLLDMVVHNNRLLSTLFDTTTISQVAPGGD